From the genome of Acidimicrobiia bacterium:
TCGGGCGGCACCATCGATACGACCTCTCGCGCCGCAGCCGCTCGAGGATGATCGGGCTCGGTGAAGGCCCGCGGGTTCCGGGCGAACGGGAGGCTGCTCCACAGGAGGGAGGTCCACAGCGCCATCACCGCCACCGCGGCCACCGCCAGGTCGCGACGCTTGCGGAAGGCACCGAGGGCGTAGACCGTGCCCATCGCCACCACGACGACGACCACGAACTGATAGTGGAAGCCGATGCGGTGCTGGTAGCCGTGGAGGCTGAGCAGGTTGCTCACCACCACCAGGCCTGCGATCGCTGAGATCTCCGGCAACCGGAGGAACACCCAGGCGAACGGGGCGGACATCTGCCAGAGGTACCAGCCGCGGCGTTCGGACCGCAGATGGTCGAACAGCTGCCCCGGTTCCGTGAAGGCGGTCCTGACCAGACCGGATAGTCCGCCGAACGGGACGCGTGACCCGCGACCGGCGAAGGACCCCGCCGCCGCGTTGAAGTACTGCAACGCGATCACCGACGAGAACACGGTGAAGACCGAAGCCCAGCCGATCGTGAGCAGTCCGATGACCCGGTCGCGCCGCCAGGCGACCCACGCTCCGAGGGGGAGGATCGCCAGGATCATGTCCTCCTTCACCATGAGCGACAGCACCACGAACACCGTGTAGACGCGCCACCGTCGCTCGAGTGCGCCGTACAGGGCGAAGCCCACGAAGGTCGGCAGGAAGGCGTCGGGATGGAATTCGAACATGTTTCCCCAGCTGATCGCGGGGTGCAGCAGGAACACGGCGGCCATGAGCAGAGCAATCGGCTCGCTGCCCAGTCGGCGACGCGCGTAGAGGAACACGGGCAAGGCACCGAGAGCGATGCCGGCCGACTGAGCGAAAAACAGCGTCCCTGAGGTCGGGAACAGCGCGTAGATGGGTGCAAGCAGGAGCAGGACGTACGAGGAGTGATC
Proteins encoded in this window:
- a CDS encoding DUF2079 domain-containing protein; amino-acid sequence: MSSKTDSPSVEDPLEAVDAGSSAGNIRSLGVRLAAAARRAAAAIVASVKGATPWHWALFGIITLYVWAMTSMSLDAHHGLGTSSYDTGIFEQGIWLISQADTPFVTLRGLHLFGDHSSYVLLLLAPIYALFPTSGTLFFAQSAGIALGALPVFLYARRRLGSEPIALLMAAVFLLHPAISWGNMFEFHPDAFLPTFVGFALYGALERRWRVYTVFVVLSLMVKEDMILAILPLGAWVAWRRDRVIGLLTIGWASVFTVFSSVIALQYFNAAAGSFAGRGSRVPFGGLSGLVRTAFTEPGQLFDHLRSERRGWYLWQMSAPFAWVFLRLPEISAIAGLVVVSNLLSLHGYQHRIGFHYQFVVVVVVAMGTVYALGAFRKRRDLAVAAVAVMALWTSLLWSSLPFARNPRAFTEPDHPRAAAAREVVSMVPPDAAVSAYTVLTPHLARRTTLYMFPNPFHTHYYGPEGQAGGLRLPAADSIDMVIVPKSISEEFVESWERERTSFTLMFSNEYWDLWSRNPDG